One window of the Methylovirgula sp. HY1 genome contains the following:
- the istA gene encoding IS21 family transposase — translation MKFRQTEPIAIAAAKASFSAATAYRIEQDPRLPSAKREPRERRRPDPLSAVFEEEVVPMLAAAPDLRPIAIFEEMIRRHPELGHGVRRTLERRIRAWRALHGAEREVIFRQTHEPGRMGLSDFTDMGALAITIGGAALEHRLYHFRLVYSGFEHAHVVLGGESFVALAEGLQNALWALGGAPSEHRSDSLSAAFRNLAQDAREDLTRRYDDLCAHYGMTPTRNNKGIAHENGSIESSHGHLKSAIKDALLMRGGADFADLSTYRRFIDEIVSRRNARNRPRIDTERAQLKTLPDRRTSDYEEVGVRVTSSGGFTLRKVFYTVPSRLIGHQLRVRLYDDRLDVFVGGTELMTLPRGRAHPSGKHAQVVNYRHVIHALRKKPMALLNLVYRDQLFPREAFRRTFDALLERLPDRQACRIMVDLLALAHERGCEAELAEALAVGLNANDLPDMAALRAQFTPDPEKVPTVVVTLAPLQSYEALLDDSQMGDAA, via the coding sequence ATGAAGTTCCGTCAGACCGAGCCAATCGCCATCGCGGCAGCCAAGGCGTCGTTCAGCGCCGCCACGGCCTATCGCATTGAACAAGATCCCCGCCTGCCATCAGCAAAGCGAGAGCCGCGAGAACGGCGGCGCCCCGATCCGCTCAGCGCGGTTTTCGAGGAGGAGGTCGTGCCGATGCTGGCGGCGGCGCCCGACCTGCGGCCAATCGCGATCTTCGAAGAGATGATCCGGCGCCATCCCGAACTCGGGCATGGCGTCCGCCGGACGCTGGAACGGCGGATCCGCGCCTGGCGCGCCCTGCACGGCGCCGAACGCGAGGTGATTTTCCGCCAGACGCATGAACCTGGACGCATGGGCCTGTCCGACTTCACCGACATGGGCGCCCTCGCCATCACGATCGGCGGCGCGGCCCTCGAGCACCGTCTCTACCACTTCCGCCTCGTCTATTCCGGCTTCGAACACGCCCATGTCGTACTCGGCGGCGAAAGCTTCGTGGCTCTGGCCGAAGGACTACAAAATGCCTTGTGGGCACTGGGCGGGGCGCCGTCCGAGCATCGCAGCGACAGCCTCTCCGCCGCGTTCCGCAATCTTGCCCAGGACGCGCGTGAGGATCTGACCCGGCGCTACGACGATCTGTGCGCCCATTACGGCATGACACCGACGCGCAACAACAAAGGCATCGCCCACGAGAACGGCTCCATCGAAAGCTCCCATGGCCATCTCAAAAGCGCCATCAAGGACGCCCTGCTGATGCGCGGCGGCGCCGACTTCGCCGATTTGTCCACCTACCGTCGGTTCATCGACGAGATCGTCAGCCGCCGCAACGCCCGCAATCGTCCTCGCATAGACACCGAACGCGCCCAGTTGAAAACCCTGCCAGACCGGCGCACCAGCGATTATGAGGAGGTCGGCGTCCGCGTCACCTCCTCAGGGGGCTTCACATTGCGCAAGGTGTTCTACACGGTTCCTTCGCGCCTGATCGGCCACCAGCTGCGGGTGCGCCTCTATGACGACCGTCTCGACGTGTTCGTCGGCGGCACGGAGCTCATGACCCTGCCGCGCGGGCGCGCCCACCCGTCCGGCAAGCATGCCCAGGTCGTCAATTATCGCCATGTCATCCATGCCTTGCGCAAGAAGCCGATGGCGCTCTTGAACCTTGTCTATCGCGACCAGCTTTTTCCGCGCGAAGCGTTCCGGCGCACCTTTGACGCTTTGCTGGAGCGCCTGCCAGACCGGCAAGCCTGCCGCATCATGGTCGATCTTCTCGCGCTCGCCCACGAACGTGGCTGCGAGGCCGAGTTGGCCGAGGCGCTCGCCGTCGGGTTGAACGCCAACGATTTGCCCGATATGGCGGCGTTGCGTGCCCAGTTCACCCCCGATCCCGAGAAAGTGCCGACAGTGGTCGTCACGCTGGCGCCGCTTCAGTCCTACGAGGCGTTGCTCGACGACAGCCAGATGGGAGACGCCGCATGA
- the istB gene encoding IS21-like element helper ATPase IstB has product MNAPQTPIDAARLSLLLNELRLPAIKTLWPQFAETADKEGWPAARFLAAIAEHELAERDRRRIERHLAEGKLLPGKTLESFAFEAVPMISKAQVMAIVAGDAWLGRGANVLLFGPPGGGKSHLASAVGLALIENGYRVLFTRTTDLVQKLQIARRDLGLEAAINRLDRFDLLILDDLAYVTKDQAETSVLFELISARYERRSMLITANQPFGEWNKVFPDPAMTLAAVDRLVHHAIIFEMNVESYRRRQAIERKRGPGRPPTQATPANLADADLVD; this is encoded by the coding sequence ATGAACGCGCCGCAAACGCCCATCGACGCCGCGAGGCTGAGCTTGCTCCTTAATGAACTGCGCCTGCCGGCGATCAAAACGCTGTGGCCGCAATTTGCCGAGACCGCCGACAAGGAAGGCTGGCCCGCCGCCCGCTTCCTCGCGGCAATAGCCGAGCATGAACTCGCCGAACGCGACCGCCGCCGGATCGAACGCCATCTCGCCGAAGGCAAGCTCCTGCCCGGAAAGACGCTGGAATCGTTCGCCTTCGAGGCCGTGCCGATGATCTCGAAAGCCCAGGTCATGGCGATTGTCGCTGGCGACGCTTGGCTCGGCAGAGGCGCCAACGTCTTGTTGTTCGGGCCACCCGGCGGCGGCAAGAGTCATCTCGCCTCCGCGGTCGGCCTCGCCTTGATCGAAAATGGCTACCGGGTTCTGTTCACCCGAACCACCGACCTGGTGCAGAAGCTGCAAATCGCCCGCCGCGACCTCGGGCTCGAAGCTGCGATCAACCGCCTGGACCGCTTCGATCTGCTCATCCTCGACGATCTTGCTTACGTTACCAAGGATCAGGCCGAAACCAGTGTGCTGTTCGAACTCATCAGCGCGCGCTACGAGCGGCGATCCATGCTGATTACTGCCAACCAGCCGTTCGGCGAATGGAACAAGGTCTTTCCAGACCCCGCCATGACGCTCGCAGCCGTCGATCGTCTCGTCCACCACGCCATCATCTTCGAGATGAATGTCGAAAGCTATCGTCGTCGCCAAGCCATTGAGCGAAAACGCGGTCCTGGACGTCCGCCAACTCAGGCGACGCCCGCCAATCTCGCCGACGCCGATCTCGTTGATTGA